A stretch of Mucilaginibacter terrae DNA encodes these proteins:
- the lpxD gene encoding UDP-3-O-(3-hydroxymyristoyl)glucosamine N-acyltransferase — MQFTAQEISLMLNGTIEGNPGVTISKLAKIEEASAGALSFLANPKYEQYLYHTQASIVIVNNSLVLTEPVNATLIRVDNAYGSFSVLLEKYNTLKLNKKGIEQPSFIHSTAQVGNNAYIGAFAYIAVDVKMGDNCKIYPNTYVGDNVTLGDNVTLFSGVKIYADCVIGNNVIIHSGAVIGSDGFGFAPTANGTYNKVSQIGNVVIEDDVEIGANTAIDCATMGSTVIRKGVKLDNLIQIAHNVEVGNNTVIAAQSGISGSTKIGENVIMGGQAGVVGHISIAKGSQIQAQTGINRSIEEEGKKWGGMLVQPYQGFLRSQLLVQQLPELKKRIEELEKTIAELRNKQEVTS; from the coding sequence ATGCAATTTACCGCACAGGAAATAAGCTTGATGCTGAACGGAACTATTGAAGGGAACCCTGGCGTAACCATCAGTAAGCTGGCTAAGATTGAAGAAGCTTCGGCAGGTGCTTTGTCATTTTTGGCAAACCCTAAGTATGAGCAATATCTTTATCATACCCAGGCCTCTATTGTAATTGTAAATAATAGCCTGGTATTAACCGAACCGGTTAATGCTACTTTGATAAGAGTTGACAATGCCTACGGCTCATTTTCGGTTTTACTCGAAAAATATAATACCTTAAAGCTCAACAAAAAAGGGATTGAACAGCCCAGTTTTATACACTCAACCGCACAAGTTGGCAACAACGCTTACATAGGCGCTTTTGCATATATTGCAGTTGATGTAAAAATGGGTGATAATTGTAAAATATATCCTAATACATATGTTGGCGATAATGTAACTTTGGGCGATAATGTAACCCTGTTTTCGGGAGTTAAAATATATGCCGATTGTGTAATAGGCAACAATGTAATTATACACTCGGGCGCAGTTATTGGCAGCGATGGCTTTGGTTTTGCACCTACGGCCAATGGCACTTATAATAAGGTGAGCCAAATTGGCAATGTTGTTATTGAAGACGACGTAGAAATAGGTGCCAACACCGCTATTGATTGTGCTACCATGGGGTCAACCGTTATACGCAAAGGTGTAAAGTTGGATAACCTCATACAAATAGCGCACAATGTTGAAGTGGGTAACAACACGGTTATTGCTGCGCAAAGCGGCATATCGGGCAGCACCAAAATTGGCGAAAACGTTATCATGGGCGGGCAGGCAGGTGTTGTTGGTCATATCAGTATAGCTAAAGGCTCGCAAATACAGGCTCAAACCGGTATTAACAGGAGTATAGAAGAAGAGGGTAAAAAATGGGGAGGGATGCTTGTGCAGCCATACCAGGGTTTTTTACGTTCGCAACTTTTAGTGCAACAATTGCCCGAGTTAAAAAAACGTATAGAAGAATTAGAAAAAACTATTGCTGAGCTGCGCAATAAACAGGAAGTAACATCCTGA
- a CDS encoding bifunctional UDP-3-O-[3-hydroxymyristoyl] N-acetylglucosamine deacetylase/3-hydroxyacyl-ACP dehydratase gives MNVKQRTIKAAVAVSGTGLHTGESVTLTFNPAPENHGFKFRRVDLPGSPIIDADVDNVTDTSRGTTITQNGASVSTVEHVLAALVGLELDNVLIDLDGPETPIMDGSSMPFVSAIAEAGYTEQDADREYYHIPYNIHYSETDRKVEMVAMPLDDDYRFTCMVDYNSPVLGTQHATISSISEFKKEVASSRTFCFLHELEMLLKHNLIKGGDINNAIVVVDKHVDEAELAHLATLFNRKDIDVAPQGILNNIELRHQNEPARHKLLDMIGDLALVGVPLRGHIMAARPGHAANVAFAKKIKALIKKERSRKHIKVYNPNMKPVYDTVQIMNILPHRPPMLLVDKILELTKTHVVGLKGVTMNEPYFEGHFPGAPVMPGVLQIEAMAQTGGILVLNTVPDPENWLTLFLKIENARFKDKVLPGDTLIFRCDLVAPIRRGIAQMKGIGMVGEKVVVEAELMAQIVKYK, from the coding sequence ATGAACGTAAAGCAAAGAACAATTAAAGCTGCTGTTGCCGTATCGGGCACGGGGCTGCATACCGGCGAAAGTGTAACTTTAACCTTTAACCCGGCACCAGAAAACCACGGCTTTAAATTTCGCAGGGTTGATTTACCCGGAAGCCCCATTATTGATGCCGATGTTGACAACGTAACCGATACATCACGAGGCACCACCATCACGCAAAATGGAGCCAGCGTAAGCACCGTTGAACACGTATTGGCAGCTTTGGTAGGTTTAGAACTGGATAACGTTCTTATTGATTTGGATGGCCCTGAAACTCCGATCATGGATGGCAGTTCGATGCCATTTGTGAGCGCGATAGCCGAGGCCGGTTATACTGAGCAGGATGCCGATCGTGAATATTACCATATTCCGTATAACATTCATTACTCTGAAACCGACCGCAAGGTTGAAATGGTAGCCATGCCATTGGATGATGACTACCGCTTTACCTGCATGGTTGATTACAACTCGCCGGTATTAGGTACACAGCATGCAACCATCTCGTCAATATCTGAATTTAAGAAAGAAGTGGCCAGCAGCCGCACCTTCTGCTTTTTACATGAGCTGGAAATGTTGCTGAAACATAACCTTATTAAAGGCGGCGATATTAACAATGCCATTGTGGTGGTTGATAAACATGTTGACGAAGCAGAATTAGCCCACTTAGCTACCCTTTTCAACCGTAAAGATATAGACGTTGCCCCGCAAGGCATCCTGAATAATATTGAGTTGCGTCACCAAAACGAGCCTGCCCGTCATAAGCTGTTAGACATGATTGGCGATCTGGCTTTAGTAGGTGTGCCGTTGCGTGGCCATATTATGGCTGCCCGCCCTGGTCACGCGGCTAACGTAGCTTTTGCTAAAAAGATAAAAGCCCTCATTAAAAAAGAGCGCAGCCGTAAGCATATTAAGGTTTACAACCCTAACATGAAGCCGGTATACGATACCGTGCAGATCATGAATATTTTGCCGCACAGGCCACCTATGCTACTGGTCGACAAAATATTAGAGCTTACCAAAACCCACGTAGTAGGTTTAAAGGGCGTTACCATGAATGAACCTTATTTTGAGGGACATTTTCCGGGTGCGCCGGTAATGCCGGGTGTATTGCAAATTGAAGCCATGGCACAAACCGGTGGCATACTGGTGCTGAATACCGTACCCGATCCTGAAAACTGGTTAACTTTGTTTTTAAAAATAGAGAACGCCCGTTTTAAAGATAAGGTGCTACCGGGCGATACGCTCATTTTTAGATGCGACCTGGTTGCGCCAATTCGCCGTGGTATAGCCCAAATGAAGGGCATAGGCATGGTAGGCGAAAAAGTTGTTGTAGAAGCCGAACTAATGGCACAAATTGTTAAATATAAGTAA